A genomic segment from Neobacillus sp. YX16 encodes:
- a CDS encoding MFS transporter — MSNQRWMSLNFFVFFITWGIFLPYWTGWLVQAKGLSVTEASIIMGLGLLARGASSLFAFPLAFKFMSSQTVIFVLTASSLVAAILYIPSSSFVTLFVVTMFFNAVFPPLLPALETAAGNLVQHGDVNYGKSRSYGSIGFILSVLIISLITGYFGEQAILGSMVIGLCFMLFMHLLPTPAVLAEKPTVKDRKDSLTFKSLWQIKSFPIVLLIVILLQGAHASYYNYGYIYLQDLGVNKFYIGMIINIAVIFEIIYFLKADHMFKKWKPSSLLILAATGSTLRWVLVFLFPNVWIFMISQSLHALSFGVAHYAFMLYITKNLPKQQIPNAQGIYSALALSFSTAVLTLIGGFLYEISPNLSFLSMIICTFPAILILLATRRKYQY, encoded by the coding sequence TTGAGTAATCAACGGTGGATGTCACTGAATTTCTTTGTATTTTTCATAACTTGGGGAATATTTTTACCTTATTGGACTGGCTGGCTCGTACAAGCAAAAGGACTTAGTGTAACTGAAGCGAGTATCATCATGGGGCTTGGATTATTAGCACGAGGGGCATCATCGCTTTTTGCTTTTCCACTGGCATTTAAGTTTATGAGCAGTCAAACCGTTATTTTTGTTTTGACAGCTAGCTCACTTGTGGCTGCGATCCTTTATATACCATCATCGTCCTTTGTCACACTTTTTGTTGTAACAATGTTTTTTAATGCCGTATTTCCACCGCTACTTCCTGCTCTTGAAACAGCAGCAGGGAACTTGGTCCAACATGGGGACGTTAATTATGGAAAAAGTCGATCCTATGGTTCTATTGGGTTTATCCTTTCGGTGCTCATCATTAGTTTGATAACAGGGTATTTTGGGGAACAAGCCATTCTAGGCAGTATGGTAATAGGGCTTTGTTTTATGCTATTCATGCACTTGTTGCCGACACCGGCAGTATTAGCGGAAAAGCCAACTGTAAAGGATCGTAAGGATTCCCTTACATTCAAAAGTTTATGGCAGATAAAAAGTTTCCCGATTGTATTACTTATTGTCATATTACTGCAAGGAGCCCATGCTTCCTACTATAATTATGGTTATATTTACTTGCAGGATCTAGGTGTGAATAAATTTTATATCGGAATGATCATTAATATTGCTGTGATTTTCGAAATTATTTACTTTTTGAAGGCTGACCACATGTTTAAAAAATGGAAGCCTTCATCGTTATTAATTTTAGCTGCTACAGGATCCACTTTACGCTGGGTACTCGTATTTTTGTTTCCTAATGTGTGGATTTTTATGATTTCACAAAGCTTGCATGCACTTTCGTTTGGCGTAGCTCATTATGCATTTATGCTGTATATCACGAAAAATTTGCCAAAACAGCAAATTCCAAATGCACAAGGAATTTATTCAGCACTCGCTTTGAGTTTTAGCACAGCTGTTTTAACACTAATCGGAGGCTTTCTATATGAAATCTCTCCAAATCTTTCATTTTTGTCAATGATTATCTGTACGTTTCCTGCGATATTGATTTTATTAGCGACAAGAAGGAAGTATCAATATTAA
- a CDS encoding VTT domain-containing protein has translation MMTESILSLIKEWGISGVFISLFIEGSALPFIGSFIMVTVGFILDLTWFEMIWISIAGSFLYAIGSWIPYFIGYKFGKSVENRLSDAKRAKLTKAKKAFSKNGVWSVAISSPLHLGNFVPFLAGMSHMKLRTYTLLTMIGIAPSTFLFLSIGHFYPGDFRNVMNTVTDYQLLLFILFALITLFYMGIKFLGYRQQKKLMKQDVMS, from the coding sequence ATGATGACTGAATCAATATTGTCCCTTATTAAAGAATGGGGGATATCGGGAGTGTTCATTTCCTTATTTATTGAAGGAAGTGCTCTTCCCTTTATCGGCTCGTTTATCATGGTTACAGTGGGATTTATTTTAGATTTGACCTGGTTCGAGATGATCTGGATTTCAATAGCAGGCAGCTTTCTATACGCGATAGGGAGTTGGATTCCCTATTTTATTGGATATAAATTTGGTAAATCTGTGGAAAACCGGTTGAGTGATGCAAAAAGAGCAAAATTAACAAAGGCAAAGAAGGCTTTTAGTAAGAATGGTGTATGGAGTGTTGCCATTTCGAGCCCGCTTCATTTAGGGAATTTTGTTCCTTTTTTAGCGGGAATGTCTCATATGAAACTTCGAACCTATACACTACTTACGATGATTGGAATTGCTCCTTCTACCTTTTTATTTTTAAGTATTGGTCATTTTTATCCAGGTGATTTCAGGAACGTTATGAATACAGTCACTGATTATCAACTATTACTATTTATTTTGTTTGCCTTAATCACTTTGTTTTATATGGGAATAAAATTTTTAGGTTATCGGCAGCAAAAGAAATTAATGAAACAAGATGTAATGAGCTAG
- a CDS encoding arsinothricin resistance N-acetyltransferase ArsN1 family A → MKKGFNTRLASIYDLEAILFIYNQGIEDKIATLEEDQKDINYMTEWFNTHNERFAIIVIEDNDEIVGWASLNVYSNRCAYSGVADLSIYIRRDYRGKGVGSLLLKEIECTAIKNDFNKIVLFTFPFNNLGQGLYKKYSYREVGVFKNQGKLDGRFVDVMIMEKILIP, encoded by the coding sequence ATGAAAAAGGGGTTTAATACTAGGTTGGCTTCAATTTATGATCTAGAAGCGATATTATTCATTTATAACCAAGGAATTGAAGACAAGATTGCAACGTTGGAGGAAGACCAGAAAGATATAAATTACATGACAGAATGGTTTAACACCCATAATGAACGTTTTGCTATTATAGTAATCGAAGATAATGATGAAATTGTTGGTTGGGCTTCTTTAAATGTATATTCGAATAGGTGTGCGTATTCGGGTGTAGCTGATTTATCAATTTACATAAGGAGGGATTACCGAGGAAAGGGTGTCGGTTCATTATTATTAAAAGAAATTGAATGTACTGCGATTAAGAATGACTTTAATAAAATTGTTCTATTTACTTTTCCTTTCAATAACTTGGGGCAGGGGCTTTACAAAAAATATAGTTATAGAGAGGTCGGAGTATTTAAAAACCAAGGTAAATTAGATGGACGCTTTGTTGATGTAATGATTATGGAAAAGATCCTTATTCCATAA
- a CDS encoding HAMP domain-containing sensor histidine kinase produces the protein MGKIVRSFRSRMILLFGLSMFLSGTITYIIFKGLQWFYHTWVQWGDPLAKLRLFMSTIGDLNFFLLLFIPLSILFFYLLTKSYTTYFNEISNGIHNLARGDFRQRVHIRSNDEFSTIAHDINLASEKLEEAVLRGDFSESSKDQLVVNLAHDLRTPLTSVIGYLDLILKDENLTKDQAKHYLSIAFTKSQRLERLIDELFEITRMNYGMLQIQKQQLNLSDLLYQLKEEMFPVFEKNDLIARINILTALSILGDGELLARVFENLLTNANRYGVDGQYVDINGFIEDGEVVVQIVNFGDSIPPSELPHIFDMFYTGDKARAHREDSTGLGLFIVKNIVEQHNGTISVESSLIRTVFEVRLPQVSIAMDQSKEKT, from the coding sequence ATGGGTAAAATCGTACGCAGTTTCCGTTCAAGAATGATACTCTTATTTGGATTAAGCATGTTTTTGTCAGGCACCATAACCTATATCATCTTTAAAGGACTTCAATGGTTCTATCACACTTGGGTTCAATGGGGCGATCCACTGGCAAAGCTCCGGTTATTTATGAGCACTATTGGTGACTTAAACTTCTTTTTACTGTTATTTATTCCGCTTTCTATCTTATTTTTCTATTTACTCACAAAGTCCTATACCACCTATTTTAATGAGATTTCAAATGGAATTCACAATCTCGCACGTGGAGACTTTAGACAGCGGGTTCATATCAGATCAAATGATGAATTTAGCACTATTGCCCATGACATTAACCTCGCAAGTGAAAAATTAGAAGAAGCTGTTCTAAGAGGAGATTTTTCGGAAAGCAGTAAGGATCAGCTAGTTGTAAATTTGGCACATGATTTACGGACACCACTTACCTCAGTTATTGGATATTTGGATTTAATTCTTAAAGATGAAAATTTGACGAAGGATCAGGCTAAACATTATTTATCCATTGCTTTTACAAAATCTCAGCGATTAGAACGATTGATTGATGAACTATTTGAAATTACTAGAATGAATTACGGAATGCTACAGATTCAAAAACAGCAACTTAATTTAAGTGACCTGCTTTATCAATTAAAGGAAGAAATGTTTCCAGTCTTTGAAAAAAATGACTTGATTGCTCGTATCAATATTCTTACCGCTTTATCTATTTTAGGTGATGGAGAACTGTTAGCACGTGTGTTTGAAAACCTGTTAACTAACGCAAACCGGTATGGAGTTGATGGTCAGTATGTCGATATTAACGGTTTTATCGAGGATGGGGAAGTCGTTGTCCAGATTGTAAATTTTGGAGACAGCATTCCTCCAAGTGAACTTCCACATATCTTTGACATGTTTTATACCGGTGACAAAGCACGGGCACATCGAGAGGATAGTACAGGTCTCGGCTTATTCATAGTGAAGAATATTGTCGAGCAGCATAATGGGACCATTTCAGTAGAAAGCAGTTTAATTCGTACGGTATTTGAAGTTCGTTTACCACAAGTGAGCATCGCAATGGATCAATCAAAGGAAAAAACTTAA
- the vanR gene encoding vancomycin resistance response regulator transcription factor, VanR-F/VanR-M family — MKSISILVADDEEEIANLIAIHLEKEGYKVIKVSDGEEALQVIQTQSIDLAILDIMMPKMDGYEVTRQIREQHNMPIIFLSAKTSDFDKVHGLVIGADDYMTKPYTPIELVARVNAQLRRYMKLNQPKISHLSGLEFGGLVISPEQRTVFLYGEHIDLTPKEFDILNLLASHPKKVFSVENIFQNVWGEAYFEGANTVMVHIRTLRKKLEDDKRKNKLIKTVWGVGYTFNG, encoded by the coding sequence ATGAAAAGTATATCGATTTTAGTTGCAGATGATGAAGAAGAAATTGCCAATTTAATTGCCATCCATTTAGAAAAGGAAGGTTATAAAGTTATAAAAGTGTCTGATGGGGAGGAAGCCCTTCAAGTAATCCAGACTCAATCGATTGATTTAGCCATTTTAGATATCATGATGCCGAAAATGGATGGTTATGAAGTTACCCGTCAAATTCGTGAACAACACAACATGCCGATCATTTTTTTGAGTGCCAAAACATCTGACTTTGACAAAGTCCACGGTTTGGTAATCGGAGCAGATGATTATATGACGAAACCCTACACTCCCATTGAATTGGTTGCTCGCGTAAATGCACAGCTGCGCCGGTATATGAAGTTAAATCAACCTAAAATTAGTCACCTTTCTGGCTTGGAATTTGGTGGATTGGTTATTTCTCCGGAACAACGGACAGTTTTCTTATATGGTGAACACATCGACCTAACGCCAAAAGAATTTGATATTTTAAATTTACTAGCTAGTCATCCAAAGAAGGTATTTAGTGTGGAAAATATTTTTCAAAATGTGTGGGGCGAAGCCTACTTTGAAGGTGCTAATACTGTAATGGTACATATTCGTACATTACGGAAAAAGCTTGAGGACGATAAACGAAAAAATAAATTAATCAAAACCGTGTGGGGAGTCGGTTATACATTCAATGGGTAA
- a CDS encoding ArsI/CadI family heavy metal resistance metalloenzyme — translation MKYVHVGLNVTNLEKSIEFYSKLFGAEPVKVKSEYAKFLLDTPGLNFTLNFRDEVRGNQVGHFGIQVESTEEVLVHKNKLVEKGIQPHFEEIDTTCCYALQDKFWVHDPDGNEWEFFYTKADVDVESENAFTCCTFEPKVESENATNC, via the coding sequence ATGAAATACGTACATGTTGGTCTTAATGTTACAAATCTTGAAAAATCTATAGAGTTTTACAGCAAACTATTCGGGGCTGAACCAGTTAAAGTAAAGTCTGAATACGCAAAGTTCCTACTTGATACACCAGGATTAAATTTTACTCTGAATTTTCGAGATGAAGTAAGAGGTAATCAAGTCGGGCACTTTGGAATTCAAGTTGAAAGTACTGAGGAAGTGCTAGTCCATAAGAATAAGCTTGTTGAAAAAGGTATTCAGCCACATTTTGAAGAAATTGACACAACCTGTTGCTATGCCCTCCAAGACAAGTTTTGGGTTCATGATCCTGACGGAAACGAATGGGAGTTTTTCTACACAAAAGCTGATGTGGATGTTGAAAGTGAAAATGCTTTTACATGCTGCACTTTCGAACCAAAGGTTGAAAGTGAAAATGCAACTAACTGCTAA
- a CDS encoding VOC family protein gives MKLSFDHLVWFKHKPENAIQPLSENGIQVIQGGRHESWGTYNTLSYFDFSYIEFLGIEQVSIAEQHEENRLITQIVKQLFKENREGPAKIAIRTDQINELAIKLREESFTVHGPIPGQRVTASGEVIKWTLLFIEDQPNELSLPFFIQWEKSDEERMAVFKEQGILGRHASENSKFESVGFVVRNLEETISTWGKLFNLSPSEEFRDEILQARCQKLELPGTNLLFCTPLGNGPAGKVLHERGETPFLVNLAETNQNIFIEMLNGYWRFQ, from the coding sequence ATGAAATTATCATTTGATCATTTAGTTTGGTTTAAACATAAACCTGAAAATGCAATACAACCTCTTTCAGAAAATGGAATCCAAGTTATTCAAGGCGGCCGTCATGAATCATGGGGAACCTACAATACTCTCAGTTATTTTGATTTCAGCTATATAGAATTTTTGGGGATTGAACAGGTATCGATTGCTGAACAGCATGAAGAGAATCGATTAATTACCCAAATTGTTAAGCAGCTGTTTAAAGAGAATCGAGAAGGTCCTGCTAAAATAGCGATTCGAACGGATCAGATAAACGAATTAGCCATAAAGCTAAGAGAAGAGAGTTTTACCGTACATGGTCCCATTCCAGGACAACGTGTTACTGCAAGCGGGGAAGTAATCAAGTGGACTCTTCTTTTCATCGAGGATCAACCTAATGAGCTATCACTTCCTTTTTTCATCCAATGGGAAAAAAGTGATGAAGAAAGGATGGCCGTGTTTAAGGAACAAGGAATCTTAGGAAGGCATGCTAGCGAAAATTCCAAATTTGAAAGTGTCGGGTTTGTCGTAAGGAATTTAGAAGAAACGATAAGTACATGGGGAAAGTTATTTAACCTATCCCCGAGTGAAGAGTTCAGGGATGAAATCTTACAGGCACGGTGCCAAAAATTAGAATTGCCTGGCACAAATCTATTATTCTGCACACCGCTTGGTAATGGGCCAGCAGGAAAGGTCTTACATGAAAGAGGGGAAACACCTTTTCTAGTAAACTTAGCAGAAACCAATCAAAACATCTTTATTGAAATGTTAAATGGATATTGGCGATTTCAGTAG
- a CDS encoding GNAT family N-acetyltransferase, producing the protein MELTYEIINDDEIECCRDLCNELMAFQKSKAYINPEMFDHMNFDTRMVPSVEKAIHNYIVVVKDGEKIVAYVYSNISPKEAYSNNFATFFDLSSVRKKNVGCLSQFFIKEEYRQYRIGSKLFNMSMDWLKQFEDVEDYFIFVSNGNDNALEFYKHKGFLVSHKILDGFITVLRK; encoded by the coding sequence ATGGAATTGACATATGAAATCATAAACGATGACGAAATTGAATGCTGTAGAGACTTATGCAATGAACTGATGGCTTTCCAAAAGTCAAAAGCCTATATTAATCCTGAAATGTTTGACCATATGAATTTTGATACTCGGATGGTTCCTTCCGTAGAAAAAGCCATACACAATTACATCGTTGTGGTAAAAGATGGTGAGAAAATTGTAGCCTACGTCTATTCCAATATTTCTCCAAAGGAAGCCTATTCGAATAATTTCGCTACTTTTTTTGATCTATCATCTGTTCGTAAAAAGAATGTGGGTTGTCTTTCTCAATTTTTTATAAAAGAAGAATATAGACAGTATCGGATTGGTTCCAAGCTCTTTAATATGTCAATGGACTGGCTGAAGCAATTTGAGGATGTTGAGGATTATTTTATCTTTGTTTCAAATGGCAATGATAACGCATTAGAATTCTATAAGCATAAAGGGTTTTTGGTAAGTCATAAAATTTTAGATGGTTTTATTACTGTTTTACGGAAATAG
- a CDS encoding VOC family protein: protein MIMGLYEAHLPVKNLEVSIKFYRKLGLEFAWRDEDTAFFWLEKGKSWLGLWEGKEYQTPYHPSLRHIAFRVTYQDLTESLKWLESIKVEAVPFGRRTSIEPFIRPNQGNASVYFNDPDGNSLELMCHVEVPSELKHFAEKLSLEDWENLVSSKLK from the coding sequence ATGATAATGGGATTATATGAAGCACATTTACCCGTAAAAAATTTAGAAGTGTCAATTAAATTTTACCGAAAATTAGGTTTGGAGTTTGCTTGGCGTGATGAAGACACCGCGTTTTTTTGGCTAGAGAAAGGTAAAAGTTGGTTAGGTTTGTGGGAAGGGAAGGAGTACCAAACACCATATCACCCTTCTTTACGGCATATTGCTTTTCGAGTTACATATCAGGATTTAACAGAATCCTTAAAATGGCTTGAATCAATCAAAGTTGAAGCTGTTCCCTTTGGAAGAAGAACATCGATTGAACCTTTTATAAGACCCAATCAAGGAAATGCTTCTGTATACTTTAATGATCCAGATGGAAATAGTTTAGAATTAATGTGTCATGTTGAAGTTCCTAGTGAATTAAAACATTTTGCCGAAAAGCTGTCATTAGAAGACTGGGAGAATTTAGTCAGTAGTAAATTGAAATAA
- the yeiL gene encoding transcriptional regulator YeiL, producing MQFLIEPMRSSYIEKYPIQSIFSFPITPYIQVCQFERGEFIFKEGSYPDYMFYLIEGKAKLYVTQKNGKVSLLNFLHAPTFMGEIELLNEERYSRGIQTATQVICLAIPIHTCKDKLLKDATFLKYLCIFLSKKQTMFTSRYAENQAFPLINRLAAFILLSADHDLYKEKHTEVCEYLGVSYRHLLHVLAQLCDANIIEKQSRCYKIRDKARLAELAKEV from the coding sequence ATGCAGTTTTTAATCGAACCAATGCGAAGTTCCTATATTGAAAAATATCCTATTCAATCAATTTTTTCCTTTCCTATAACCCCTTATATCCAGGTGTGTCAGTTTGAACGAGGTGAATTTATCTTTAAGGAAGGCTCCTATCCTGACTATATGTTCTACCTCATTGAGGGTAAGGCAAAATTATATGTTACTCAAAAAAATGGTAAAGTGTCACTCCTCAATTTTTTACACGCTCCAACATTCATGGGCGAAATTGAATTATTAAATGAGGAACGCTATTCCAGAGGTATCCAAACGGCCACACAGGTAATTTGTCTCGCCATTCCCATACATACCTGTAAAGATAAACTGTTAAAGGACGCCACTTTTTTAAAATACTTATGCATCTTTTTAAGCAAAAAGCAGACGATGTTTACATCTAGATATGCAGAGAATCAAGCATTCCCGCTGATTAATCGGCTTGCTGCCTTTATCCTTTTGTCAGCAGACCATGATTTATATAAGGAAAAACACACGGAAGTATGTGAATATCTTGGTGTCTCCTACCGCCATCTTCTTCATGTATTAGCTCAATTGTGCGATGCAAATATCATTGAAAAACAATCACGATGCTACAAGATTCGGGACAAAGCGAGGCTGGCAGAATTAGCAAAGGAGGTCTAA
- a CDS encoding TerC family protein, which yields MEFSLLLEYGWVLLILILLEGLLSADNALVLAIMAKHLPEEQQKKAINIGLLLAFVFRIGAIFIISFLFHVWWIQAVGAAYLIFIALKHLLKKDHGGKEKAGKSYRATVAQIALADIAFAVDSILAAVALVIALPGTPMRQIGGMDGAQFIVILIGAIAGLIVIRFAAGFFVKVLTQRPTLETAAMLLVGWVGVKLLMHTLAHPALHIIPHDFVEGPIWNTIFWSVMLLIALGGWFLSGKKTEQST from the coding sequence ATGGAGTTTTCTTTGTTATTAGAGTATGGATGGGTTTTACTTATTTTGATTTTGTTAGAAGGCTTATTATCTGCAGATAATGCTTTGGTATTAGCTATTATGGCGAAGCATTTGCCAGAGGAACAGCAAAAAAAAGCGATTAATATTGGGTTATTATTAGCCTTTGTCTTTAGGATTGGTGCCATCTTTATTATTTCGTTTTTGTTTCATGTTTGGTGGATTCAAGCGGTTGGTGCTGCGTATTTGATTTTCATCGCATTAAAGCATTTGCTTAAAAAGGATCATGGCGGTAAAGAGAAAGCAGGGAAAAGCTACCGAGCTACTGTAGCTCAAATTGCATTAGCCGATATAGCCTTTGCTGTAGATTCAATTTTAGCTGCAGTCGCTCTTGTTATCGCATTACCAGGTACGCCAATGCGCCAAATCGGTGGAATGGATGGCGCGCAATTTATTGTTATATTAATCGGCGCAATCGCTGGATTAATCGTAATTCGATTTGCTGCAGGATTCTTTGTTAAAGTCCTAACACAACGCCCTACCCTTGAAACAGCAGCGATGTTACTTGTTGGCTGGGTCGGGGTTAAGCTATTGATGCACACTCTTGCGCATCCGGCATTACACATTATTCCTCATGATTTTGTAGAAGGACCGATTTGGAATACCATCTTTTGGTCTGTTATGCTTCTTATAGCATTAGGCGGCTGGTTTTTATCTGGTAAGAAAACAGAACAATCTACGTAA
- the vanY gene encoding VanY-A/VanY-F/VanY-M family D-Ala-D-Ala carboxypeptidase, with translation MKKWGFLLLIVFSMGITVVNRLEAFEDNKVEIKHFVPDHKLDESTQLVEIREVLVYQGNLLLVNNEYPVHEESIKSDVVNLIERRELTEGYGLLESEIYLSEEVAYEFSEMIKAAGEEGVHNFSINSGFRDFDEQNVLYQQMGSSLALPAGHSEHNLGLSLDVGSTKMKMSEAPEGRWIEQNAWKYGFILRYPKDKTQVTGIQYEPWHIRYVGLPHSAIIQEKNFALEEYMEYLKEEKHITAIVNGEEYTVTYYPIETSRSIKVPENSKYEISGNNIDGVIVTE, from the coding sequence ATGAAAAAGTGGGGATTTTTATTGTTAATTGTATTCAGCATGGGAATTACAGTAGTAAATAGATTAGAGGCTTTTGAAGATAATAAAGTAGAGATTAAACATTTTGTGCCAGATCATAAATTAGATGAAAGTACTCAATTGGTAGAGATAAGAGAGGTACTCGTTTATCAAGGAAATTTACTATTGGTCAACAATGAGTACCCTGTTCACGAAGAGAGTATTAAATCAGATGTCGTAAATTTAATTGAACGCAGGGAATTGACAGAGGGATATGGGCTATTAGAAAGTGAAATTTATTTATCAGAAGAAGTTGCATATGAGTTTTCAGAGATGATAAAGGCAGCGGGAGAAGAAGGGGTTCATAATTTTTCTATTAATAGTGGTTTCAGGGACTTTGATGAGCAGAATGTACTATATCAACAAATGGGGTCTAGCTTAGCTTTGCCTGCGGGACATAGTGAACATAATTTAGGGTTATCATTGGATGTAGGTTCGACAAAAATGAAAATGAGTGAGGCACCTGAAGGTAGGTGGATTGAACAAAACGCATGGAAATATGGTTTCATCTTACGCTATCCAAAGGATAAAACGCAGGTTACTGGAATTCAATATGAACCATGGCATATCCGCTATGTGGGACTGCCACACAGTGCGATCATCCAAGAAAAGAATTTCGCTTTGGAAGAATATATGGAATATCTAAAAGAAGAAAAGCACATTACGGCTATCGTTAATGGTGAAGAATATACCGTTACTTATTATCCCATTGAAACAAGTAGGTCAATAAAAGTGCCAGAGAATAGCAAATATGAGATCTCAGGAAATAATATTGATGGAGTTATTGTAACTGAATGA
- a CDS encoding MarR family transcriptional regulator: MENLRELFQVMTRRFGFLNKNCCQVGSEEISLVQSHILYEILRKDRPSMQQIADTIGMDITTFSRQIQTLVKLELVKKTPLPEDKRVSQLTLTTQGKYVAAKIDAEMNQYLNEVFSNMSEFEREMVIKSIKLLNEAMSNSTVCCKPLI; the protein is encoded by the coding sequence ATGGAAAACCTTAGAGAATTATTTCAAGTTATGACAAGACGTTTTGGTTTTTTGAATAAAAACTGTTGCCAGGTTGGTAGTGAAGAAATATCTCTTGTTCAGAGCCATATCCTATACGAAATTCTACGAAAAGACAGACCTTCTATGCAACAAATTGCGGATACTATAGGGATGGATATTACCACTTTTAGTCGGCAAATACAAACATTAGTAAAGTTAGAACTGGTAAAAAAAACACCACTTCCGGAAGATAAACGTGTTTCACAACTAACCCTGACTACTCAAGGGAAGTATGTTGCAGCAAAAATAGATGCAGAAATGAACCAATATCTTAACGAAGTTTTTTCAAATATGAGTGAGTTTGAACGAGAGATGGTAATCAAATCAATTAAACTTCTAAACGAAGCAATGTCGAATTCTACCGTTTGTTGCAAACCTTTAATTTGA
- a CDS encoding YjjG family noncanonical pyrimidine nucleotidase produces MKKYKTLFFDVDDTLLDFGAAEKLALQLLFEEQNIPLTSEVEDQYKKINQGLWKRFEEGELDRDEVVNTRFSVLFNQYDKVVDGTILEKNYRLHLEKGHQLMNGAFELISELHNDYDLYVVTNGVSKTQDKRLRDSGLFPLFKDIFVSEDTGYQKPMKEFFDYVFSRIPNFRVDEALIIGDSLSADIKGGELAGLDTCWFNPNMKQNHTNINPSYQIHNLEEIIQIVRVKTGSY; encoded by the coding sequence TTGAAAAAATATAAGACCCTATTTTTTGATGTAGATGATACCTTATTGGATTTTGGTGCTGCAGAAAAATTAGCATTACAGCTCCTTTTCGAGGAACAGAACATTCCTCTGACCTCTGAAGTAGAAGATCAATATAAAAAAATTAACCAAGGTCTTTGGAAGAGGTTTGAAGAAGGAGAATTGGACAGGGATGAGGTTGTCAACACACGCTTTTCTGTCTTATTTAATCAATATGACAAAGTAGTGGATGGGACCATACTCGAAAAAAACTATCGCCTTCACCTTGAAAAAGGTCATCAACTGATGAATGGAGCTTTTGAGCTAATCTCTGAACTTCACAACGATTATGACTTGTACGTTGTAACCAACGGTGTGTCCAAGACTCAGGATAAACGTTTACGTGATTCAGGATTATTTCCACTGTTTAAGGACATATTTGTATCGGAAGACACAGGTTATCAAAAGCCTATGAAGGAATTTTTTGATTATGTTTTTTCTAGAATTCCTAATTTCAGAGTTGATGAGGCACTAATTATCGGCGATTCATTAAGTGCTGACATTAAGGGCGGGGAGCTGGCTGGATTGGATACATGCTGGTTTAATCCTAATATGAAACAAAATCATACTAATATTAACCCATCCTATCAAATTCACAACCTTGAGGAAATAATACAAATAGTACGTGTTAAAACGGGAAGCTATTAA